A genomic region of Runella rosea contains the following coding sequences:
- the rdgB gene encoding RdgB/HAM1 family non-canonical purine NTP pyrophosphatase produces MQLCFATNNAHKLAEIKALLGETFALKTLKEIGCEEELPETTDTIEGNSRQKAEYVWEHFGVDCFADDSGLEITALNGAPGVHSAYYGGSRDFQGNIARVLEELKSASDRSARFKTVITLVLQGKVYQFEGVITGQLLKEQRGSQGFGYDPIFVPDGHERTFAEMSIEEKGKISHRSRAFAQLVDFLKPYS; encoded by the coding sequence ATGCAACTCTGTTTTGCTACCAACAATGCCCACAAACTGGCAGAAATCAAGGCGCTTTTAGGGGAAACCTTTGCGCTCAAAACATTGAAAGAAATTGGTTGTGAGGAAGAACTTCCCGAAACAACCGATACCATTGAAGGCAATTCCCGTCAAAAAGCCGAATACGTTTGGGAACATTTTGGCGTCGATTGCTTTGCCGATGACTCAGGCCTAGAAATAACTGCCCTCAACGGTGCGCCGGGCGTGCACTCGGCCTATTATGGTGGTTCAAGAGATTTTCAGGGCAACATTGCGCGGGTGTTGGAAGAACTAAAATCAGCGTCTGACCGAAGCGCACGGTTCAAGACCGTTATTACTTTGGTTCTTCAAGGCAAGGTCTATCAATTTGAAGGGGTTATTACGGGTCAGTTGCTTAAAGAACAACGCGGAAGCCAAGGGTTTGGGTATGACCCTATTTTTGTTCCAGATGGCCACGAACGAACATTTGCGGAAATGTCGATTGAGGAAAAAGGAAAAATCAGCCATCGTTCTCGTGCTTTTGCCCAATTAGTCGATTTCTTAAAGCCTTATTCTTGA
- a CDS encoding M61 family metallopeptidase yields the protein MHYRLYSENPESRYIEVECRIKTGETETLEVQLPAWRPGRYELQNFAKNIQRFGVFDSAGNPLLFKKITKDRWRIQTQGETDIVIRYNYYSAVLNAGSSYVSEEFWYVNPVNLCLYTDKNLHEPCILELVIPANFVVACGLKQISEPTQVGGKTLLAKDYYELVDSPLLASPTIQSRSYKIDTTTFYVWMQGNIKPDWHRILMDFEKFTAAQVSTMGDFPESEYHFLNLILSTPFYHGVEHRHSTMIVLGPDDEGEGLYTDLLGVSSHELFHAWNIIRIRPQELLPYDFTKENYFTTCFVAEGVTTYYGDLFLRRSGVFDDVAYYRELQVYMKRHFENNRDAQQSLVESSWDLWLDGYEKGIPKRKVSVYHKGALAALILDITIRKKHQHKKSLDDVMRLMWQRFGIPFVGYSFEDYQSVVEEVAEESLDWYWKDCILSNIPLENHLNHALSWVGLQMVTFSDGTVHLQELENERAILQRNKWLNSDV from the coding sequence ATGCATTATCGCCTCTACTCCGAAAACCCCGAAAGCCGTTATATTGAAGTAGAGTGTCGTATCAAAACGGGTGAAACCGAAACCCTTGAAGTTCAGCTGCCTGCTTGGCGTCCGGGAAGGTATGAATTACAGAATTTTGCCAAAAATATTCAAAGATTCGGGGTTTTTGATAGTGCTGGAAATCCGCTTCTGTTCAAAAAAATAACCAAAGACCGCTGGCGGATTCAAACCCAGGGAGAAACTGATATCGTAATACGTTATAACTATTACAGCGCTGTTCTAAACGCTGGAAGTAGTTATGTAAGTGAGGAGTTTTGGTACGTCAACCCTGTTAATCTTTGTCTTTATACCGACAAAAATCTCCACGAACCCTGTATTTTGGAGTTGGTTATTCCAGCTAATTTTGTGGTTGCCTGTGGTCTAAAGCAGATTTCAGAACCTACCCAAGTTGGGGGAAAAACGCTGCTGGCGAAGGATTATTATGAGTTGGTGGACAGTCCTTTGCTGGCGTCGCCCACCATTCAAAGTCGCTCCTATAAAATTGACACGACTACGTTTTATGTTTGGATGCAGGGAAATATAAAGCCCGATTGGCACCGAATTTTAATGGATTTTGAAAAGTTTACCGCTGCCCAAGTCAGCACGATGGGCGATTTTCCTGAATCTGAATACCACTTTTTAAACCTGATTCTTTCCACTCCTTTTTATCACGGCGTAGAGCATCGGCATTCGACCATGATTGTATTAGGACCTGATGATGAAGGAGAAGGCTTATATACTGACTTATTGGGGGTAAGCTCACATGAACTGTTTCATGCCTGGAACATTATTCGGATACGACCACAGGAACTCTTACCGTATGATTTTACGAAAGAAAATTACTTCACCACCTGTTTTGTGGCGGAAGGGGTGACGACTTATTACGGAGATTTGTTTTTGCGACGTTCGGGTGTTTTTGATGATGTGGCCTATTACCGAGAACTTCAAGTATATATGAAGCGACATTTTGAAAACAACCGTGATGCGCAGCAATCCTTGGTGGAGTCGTCGTGGGATTTGTGGTTGGATGGATACGAAAAAGGAATTCCCAAGCGCAAAGTGTCGGTATATCATAAAGGCGCTTTGGCAGCGTTAATATTGGACATTACGATTCGTAAAAAACATCAGCACAAAAAATCTTTAGATGATGTAATGCGGTTGATGTGGCAACGTTTTGGCATACCATTTGTAGGATACTCGTTTGAAGATTATCAATCTGTGGTGGAAGAAGTGGCAGAGGAGTCTTTGGATTGGTATTGGAAAGATTGTATTTTGAGTAATATCCCTCTTGAAAATCACCTTAATCATGCTCTTTCGTGGGTAGGTCTCCAAATGGTTACGTTTAGTGACGGAACGGTACATTTGCAGGAATTGGAGAACGAAAGAGCTATTTTACAAAGAAATAAATGGTTAAATAGCGATGTTTAG